From one Formosa sediminum genomic stretch:
- a CDS encoding MFS transporter, with amino-acid sequence MKKRALSFWEIWNMSFGFLGIQFGFALQGGFMSRIFQTLGADKEAIPLLWIAAPLTGLLIQPIIGYLSDRTWSPRWGRRKPFFLIGAVLSSLALLLVPHSPVLWVAAGFLWILDASINVSMEPFRALVADKLPDSQRSYGFVVQTLIIGIGTWVASNLPWMVSKIGVSDAAPMGIVPMSVKVAFAIGAVVFMVSILYTVITTSEYPPEDMEAFEKEKAKKNQFVSDITNNIGNMPSTMKKLGVIQFFSWFAFFTMWSLANPALTEHVYHTPAPVESAYDFSIPEQAAAFDVENTAFQKSSNLVGSSMGVYGLSSMVFALVLAFYTSKKRINRKYVHMFSLCLGGIGFLSMYFLPSPEFLKYSFILVGIAWGSILSMPYAMLSSAVDPNKMGVIMGIFNMFIVIPQIIAAIGGINFVSNLLGSETINAMLVAGFSLIIAGLCNLLITDKNAISYQPELENS; translated from the coding sequence ATGAAAAAGCGTGCCCTCAGTTTCTGGGAAATTTGGAACATGAGTTTCGGATTTCTAGGCATACAATTCGGATTTGCATTACAAGGAGGCTTTATGTCTCGAATATTTCAAACTTTAGGAGCCGATAAGGAGGCTATTCCATTATTATGGATTGCAGCGCCTTTAACCGGTTTATTAATTCAGCCCATAATTGGATATTTAAGCGATCGGACCTGGAGTCCGCGTTGGGGAAGACGGAAGCCCTTTTTTCTTATAGGAGCTGTATTAAGTTCCTTGGCTTTACTACTTGTACCACACTCTCCTGTATTATGGGTTGCAGCTGGTTTTTTATGGATTTTAGATGCTTCTATTAATGTGTCCATGGAACCATTTAGAGCGCTTGTAGCCGATAAATTACCTGACTCTCAAAGGTCCTATGGTTTTGTGGTTCAAACTTTAATTATTGGTATAGGAACTTGGGTTGCAAGTAATTTACCTTGGATGGTTTCAAAAATTGGTGTTAGCGATGCCGCACCAATGGGGATTGTACCCATGTCCGTTAAAGTAGCTTTTGCAATAGGCGCTGTAGTGTTTATGGTAAGTATCTTATATACTGTAATTACTACGTCAGAATATCCTCCAGAAGATATGGAAGCTTTTGAAAAAGAAAAGGCTAAAAAAAATCAGTTTGTATCCGATATTACAAATAATATTGGAAACATGCCATCTACAATGAAAAAATTAGGCGTAATTCAGTTTTTTAGTTGGTTTGCCTTTTTTACAATGTGGAGTTTGGCTAATCCTGCTCTAACAGAACATGTGTATCATACGCCTGCTCCTGTAGAATCTGCTTACGATTTTTCAATTCCGGAACAAGCAGCAGCCTTTGATGTAGAAAATACAGCATTCCAAAAATCATCAAATTTAGTAGGCTCATCAATGGGTGTCTATGGTTTATCGTCTATGGTCTTTGCTTTAGTTCTGGCTTTTTATACTTCAAAAAAACGTATAAATCGTAAATACGTACATATGTTCTCGTTATGTTTGGGTGGTATCGGATTTTTATCCATGTATTTTTTACCGTCTCCAGAATTTTTAAAATATTCATTTATACTTGTCGGAATTGCTTGGGGAAGTATACTATCTATGCCTTATGCCATGTTATCCAGTGCAGTAGATCCAAATAAAATGGGTGTTATTATGGGAATTTTTAATATGTTTATAGTAATTCCGCAAATTATTGCCGCCATTGGAGGAATCAATTTTGTATCCAACTTATTAGGAAGCGAAACTATTAATGCCATGTTGGTTGCTGGGTTCAGTTTAATTATTGCTGGACTTTGTAACTTATTAATTACCGATAAAAATGCCATATCATATCAACCAGAATTAGAAAACTCATGA
- the pgmB gene encoding beta-phosphoglucomutase, producing the protein MKTKGFIFDLDGVIVDTAKYHFLAWKNLANSLGFDFTETQNEQLKGVSRVESLKKILAWGETTVSDEKFQDLMALKNTEYLEYINKMNNSEILPDVPRVLDYLIAKNQGVSLGSASKNARVILEKVNLLNKFKTIVDGNDVTKAKPDPEVFLNAAKSLNINPEDCVVFEDSVAGVQAANTANMISIGIGSKDVLHEADYVFNDFTEISDAFVEALITK; encoded by the coding sequence ATGAAAACAAAAGGATTTATCTTCGACTTAGACGGTGTTATTGTAGATACTGCAAAATATCATTTCTTGGCTTGGAAAAATTTAGCCAATAGTTTGGGATTCGATTTTACAGAAACTCAAAACGAACAACTTAAAGGTGTTAGCCGTGTAGAGTCACTAAAAAAAATATTAGCTTGGGGAGAAACTACGGTTTCTGATGAAAAATTTCAAGACTTAATGGCTCTTAAAAATACAGAGTATTTAGAGTATATCAATAAAATGAACAATTCTGAAATTCTTCCAGATGTGCCTCGTGTTCTAGACTATTTAATAGCTAAAAATCAAGGTGTATCATTAGGATCTGCAAGTAAAAATGCTAGAGTAATACTAGAGAAAGTTAACCTGCTAAATAAATTTAAAACAATAGTAGATGGTAACGATGTAACTAAAGCAAAACCAGATCCAGAAGTATTTTTAAATGCCGCTAAATCATTAAATATAAATCCGGAAGATTGTGTGGTTTTCGAAGATTCTGTAGCAGGTGTACAAGCTGCAAATACTGCCAATATGATTTCTATAGGTATTGGAAGTAAAGATGTATTACATGAAGCCGATTATGTTTTTAACGACTTCACAGAAATTTCAGATGCTTTTGTTGAAGCACTTATTACTAAATAG
- a CDS encoding glycoside hydrolase family 65 protein — protein sequence MNQDYIKPDNWSIIEEGFDVERVKSSESLFSIGNGAMGQRANFEEHYSGPTFQGSYIAGVYYPDKTRVGWWKNGYPEYFAKVLNAPSWIGINVFVNGIPLDLFTCKDVSEFKRELNMKAGWLSRSFKATLPNDVEVRVEAKRFLSLELDEIGAISYAITPLNADGNITFEPFLDSGITNEDTNWDDKFWETTAVSQDGNMAYVEAYTMKTEFKTCTFMASEYFLDGKKIDATETVSHTDKSITFKQTSAVKANQTFTIHKFGGYTVDRNHDATQLVTAAKTVLNKALKLGFSQLLEQQKVAWAKIWDMADITIDGDVKAQQGIRFNIMQLNHTYLGKDARLNIGPKGFTGEKYGGSTYWDTEAYCIPFYMATKDQKVARNLLEYRYNHLDRAIENAGKLGFTNGAALYPMVTMNGEECHNEWEITFEEIHRNGAIAFAIFNYYRYTNDYSYIPEKGLEVLIGIARFWQQRATFSTAKDKYVILGVTGPNEYENNVNNNFYTNYIAKWCIDYAIENIKKVAKEYESDFDRIQEKVNLSPEELEQWKAVAGNMYLPFSEAHNVYLQQDGFLDKELITVADLDKSSRPINQKWSWDRILRSPYIKQADTLQGFYFFEDHFTTQELERHFDFYEPFTVHESSLSPCVHSIQAAKLNRMDQAYEFYLRTSRLDLDDYNKEVEEGLHITSMAGTWMSIVEGFGGMRIKDNMLSFEPKIPEQWEGYSFKVNFRNHVIKVKVTQKGTEFKLEKGDTLDIMANNVKVTLRSED from the coding sequence ATGAATCAAGATTATATTAAACCAGACAATTGGTCGATTATTGAGGAGGGATTTGATGTAGAACGCGTTAAATCGTCAGAGAGTTTATTTAGTATCGGTAATGGTGCTATGGGGCAAAGAGCTAATTTTGAAGAGCATTACTCAGGACCAACCTTTCAAGGGAGTTATATTGCCGGAGTATATTATCCAGATAAAACACGTGTAGGCTGGTGGAAAAATGGCTACCCTGAATATTTTGCAAAAGTCTTAAATGCACCAAGTTGGATTGGGATTAATGTATTTGTAAATGGCATTCCGTTAGATCTATTTACATGTAAAGACGTGTCTGAGTTTAAGCGTGAATTAAACATGAAAGCGGGTTGGTTATCCCGATCATTTAAAGCAACTTTACCAAACGATGTAGAAGTACGCGTAGAAGCAAAACGTTTTTTAAGTCTAGAATTAGATGAAATAGGAGCCATTTCGTATGCTATAACTCCTTTAAATGCCGATGGAAATATTACATTCGAGCCGTTTTTAGATTCAGGTATTACTAATGAAGATACCAATTGGGACGATAAATTTTGGGAAACTACAGCAGTATCCCAAGATGGAAATATGGCTTATGTTGAAGCGTATACCATGAAAACAGAGTTTAAAACGTGTACGTTCATGGCATCAGAATATTTCTTAGATGGTAAAAAAATAGATGCTACAGAAACTGTATCTCATACAGATAAAAGTATTACGTTTAAACAAACCTCTGCTGTTAAAGCTAATCAAACATTTACGATTCATAAATTTGGTGGTTACACTGTAGATCGTAACCATGATGCCACACAATTAGTAACAGCTGCTAAAACTGTTTTAAATAAAGCTTTAAAATTAGGCTTCTCACAATTATTAGAGCAACAAAAAGTAGCTTGGGCTAAAATTTGGGACATGGCAGATATTACCATCGATGGCGATGTTAAAGCGCAACAAGGTATCCGATTTAATATCATGCAATTAAATCATACCTATTTAGGTAAAGATGCGCGATTAAATATTGGGCCTAAAGGATTTACAGGTGAAAAATATGGAGGGAGTACATATTGGGATACCGAAGCGTATTGTATTCCATTTTATATGGCAACTAAAGATCAAAAAGTAGCGCGTAATTTATTAGAGTATCGTTACAACCATTTAGATCGCGCTATTGAAAATGCAGGAAAACTAGGGTTTACTAATGGTGCAGCGCTATACCCAATGGTAACCATGAATGGTGAAGAATGCCATAACGAATGGGAAATAACTTTTGAAGAAATTCATAGAAATGGTGCTATAGCTTTTGCTATTTTTAATTACTACCGTTATACCAACGATTATAGCTATATTCCAGAAAAAGGATTAGAAGTGTTAATCGGGATTGCTCGTTTTTGGCAACAACGTGCCACATTTTCTACAGCAAAAGATAAATATGTTATTCTAGGTGTAACTGGACCTAATGAGTACGAAAACAACGTCAATAATAATTTCTACACCAATTATATAGCAAAATGGTGTATTGATTATGCTATTGAAAATATTAAAAAAGTAGCTAAAGAATACGAATCAGACTTCGATCGCATTCAAGAAAAAGTCAATTTATCTCCAGAGGAATTAGAACAATGGAAAGCTGTTGCTGGAAACATGTATTTGCCATTTTCTGAAGCACATAATGTTTATTTACAACAAGATGGCTTTTTAGATAAAGAATTAATTACTGTAGCAGATTTAGATAAGTCATCGCGACCAATAAACCAGAAATGGTCTTGGGATCGTATTTTGCGTTCGCCTTATATTAAACAAGCCGATACATTACAAGGTTTTTACTTTTTTGAAGACCATTTTACAACCCAAGAGTTAGAGCGTCATTTCGATTTTTATGAACCATTTACCGTTCACGAAAGTTCATTATCTCCTTGCGTACACAGCATACAAGCGGCTAAATTAAATCGTATGGATCAGGCGTACGAGTTTTATTTACGTACATCGCGTTTAGATTTAGACGATTATAATAAAGAAGTAGAAGAAGGTCTGCACATTACATCTATGGCAGGAACTTGGATGAGTATTGTTGAAGGATTTGGAGGGATGCGAATTAAAGATAATATGTTGTCTTTCGAGCCAAAAATACCAGAACAATGGGAAGGTTATTCATTCAAAGTAAACTTTAGAAATCACGTTATAAAAGTTAAAGTGACTCAAAAAGGAACAGAATTTAAACTTGAAAAAGGAGACACCCTAGATATTATGGCAAACAACGTAAAAGTAACATTACGTTCTGAAGATTAG
- a CDS encoding glycoside hydrolase family 13 protein → MTVFKNKKTPHKPGFFFLGLLVFNITMQAQILRVEPPNWWVGFKNTELQLLVYGENIGATIPEINYSGVNIIKVHQAKSPNYLFIDLKIDNTAQAGTFNIKFQGKHNTSLEYTYELKTRVKKAEDYVGFNSSDAMYLITPDRFANGDVKNDIQENLNETTLNRTDDYGRHGGDIRGIINHLDYIQNLGFTSIWPTPLLINDMNSSSYHGYAITDFYQVDPRFGTLQDYKELSQDMQNRGLKLIMDMVANHCGSEHWWMKDLPFSDWVNQQAEYIAKADLKNSNHRRTTNQDSYASEIDKKEMTEGWFVPSMPDLNQKNPFMASYIIQNNIWWIETLGLSGIRQDTYPYSDKYFMSRWAKTIMDEYPNFSIVGEEWSTNPLLVRYWQTGTPNKEGYESYLSSTMDFPMQENIINALNEDENWATGFVKMYEGLAMDFAYTKPENLLIFPDNHDMDRVFTQLNEDVVNTKMALSYMFLMPRIVQVYYGTEILMQNTKKPDDHGLIRSDFPGGWTADPVNAFEGSGLTAAQKNMQQFVGSLLRYRKKSLAIHKGKTIHFAPKDNIYVLSRSATEETVVLILNKNETSFTLHLNRFKELKLEGKTLKNIITGKYLEWNSTLELQEKGPLLLTTKL, encoded by the coding sequence ATGACTGTATTTAAAAACAAAAAAACACCTCATAAACCAGGCTTTTTTTTCTTGGGTTTGTTAGTGTTTAATATTACCATGCAAGCTCAAATTTTACGTGTAGAGCCGCCTAATTGGTGGGTTGGTTTTAAGAATACAGAGTTGCAGTTATTGGTTTACGGAGAAAATATTGGTGCAACCATTCCGGAGATTAATTACTCTGGAGTTAACATTATAAAAGTACATCAGGCCAAGAGTCCAAATTATTTATTTATAGATTTAAAAATCGATAATACTGCACAAGCAGGCACATTCAATATAAAGTTTCAAGGCAAACACAACACAAGTTTAGAATATACTTACGAATTAAAAACGCGTGTAAAAAAGGCTGAAGATTATGTAGGGTTTAATAGTTCTGATGCCATGTATTTAATTACGCCAGATCGTTTTGCTAACGGAGATGTGAAGAATGATATTCAAGAAAATCTTAACGAAACAACCTTAAACAGAACAGATGATTATGGCAGACATGGTGGAGATATTCGGGGTATTATTAATCATTTAGATTACATTCAAAATTTAGGGTTTACAAGTATTTGGCCAACGCCATTGTTAATAAACGACATGAATTCTTCGTCTTATCATGGGTATGCAATTACAGATTTTTATCAAGTCGATCCCCGTTTTGGAACCTTGCAGGATTATAAAGAATTGTCTCAAGACATGCAAAATCGTGGTTTAAAACTTATTATGGATATGGTGGCAAACCATTGTGGAAGCGAACATTGGTGGATGAAAGATTTACCGTTTAGTGATTGGGTAAATCAGCAAGCAGAATATATTGCCAAAGCAGATCTTAAAAATTCTAATCACAGACGTACCACAAACCAAGATAGTTATGCATCTGAAATTGATAAAAAAGAAATGACCGAAGGTTGGTTTGTACCTTCTATGCCAGATTTAAACCAGAAAAATCCCTTTATGGCATCGTATATTATTCAGAATAATATATGGTGGATAGAAACCTTAGGGCTAAGTGGGATTCGTCAAGATACGTATCCATATTCAGATAAGTATTTTATGAGTCGCTGGGCTAAAACCATCATGGATGAATATCCTAATTTTAGTATTGTAGGCGAAGAGTGGAGTACAAATCCATTGTTAGTAAGATATTGGCAAACAGGAACTCCAAATAAAGAGGGATATGAATCTTATTTATCATCAACCATGGATTTTCCAATGCAGGAAAATATTATAAATGCTTTAAATGAAGACGAAAACTGGGCTACAGGTTTTGTGAAAATGTACGAGGGTTTAGCTATGGATTTTGCTTATACTAAACCCGAAAATCTATTAATATTTCCAGATAATCATGATATGGATCGTGTGTTTACACAGTTAAATGAAGATGTAGTGAATACAAAAATGGCATTAAGTTATATGTTTTTAATGCCGCGCATTGTACAAGTGTATTATGGCACAGAGATTTTAATGCAAAATACAAAGAAGCCTGACGATCATGGATTAATCCGGTCCGATTTTCCTGGAGGTTGGACTGCAGATCCTGTAAATGCATTTGAAGGATCGGGACTTACAGCAGCTCAAAAAAATATGCAACAGTTTGTTGGAAGTTTACTCAGATACCGAAAAAAAAGTTTAGCAATACATAAAGGAAAAACGATTCATTTTGCTCCAAAAGATAATATTTATGTGTTAAGTAGGAGTGCTACAGAAGAAACAGTGGTGCTAATTTTAAATAAAAATGAAACGTCTTTTACTCTACACTTAAATCGATTTAAAGAGTTAAAATTAGAAGGTAAAACCCTGAAAAATATCATTACCGGAAAATATTTAGAATGGAATTCAACTTTAGAACTTCAAGAAAAAGGGCCGCTACTATTAACTACTAAATTGTAA